Proteins co-encoded in one Medicago truncatula cultivar Jemalong A17 chromosome 8, MtrunA17r5.0-ANR, whole genome shotgun sequence genomic window:
- the LOC25501549 gene encoding ubiquitin-conjugating enzyme E2 10 encodes MASKRINKELKDLQKDPPASCSAGPVADDMFHWQATIMGPGDSPFAGGVFLVQIHFPPDYPFKPPKVSFRTKVFHPNINSNGSICLDILKEQWSPALTISKVLLSICSLLTDPNPDDPLVPEIAHMYKSDKTKYEATARSWTQKYAMG; translated from the exons ATGGCCTCTAAGCGGATCAATAAGGAATTGAAGGACTTGCAGAAGGATCCTCCTGCTTCTTGTAGTGCTG GCCCTGTCGCTGATGACATGTTCCATTGGCAAGCTACAATCATGGGCCCAGGAGATAGCCCATTTGCGGGAGGTGTGTTTCTTGTGCAAATTCACTTCCCTCCGGATTATCCTTTCAAACCACCCAAG GTTTCATTCCGCACAAAGGTTTTCCACCCTAATATCAACAGTAATGGTAGCATTTGCCTTGACATCCTGAAAGAGCAATGGAGCCCTGCCCTCACAATATCCAAG GTGCTACTGTCTATTTGTTCTCTGTTGACTGATCCCAACCCAGATGATCCTCTGGTCCCTGAAATTGCTCATATGTACAAGAGTGACAAAACTAAGTATGAGGCCACTGCTCGGTCATGGACCCAGAAATATGCCATGGGTTAA
- the LOC25501552 gene encoding UDP-glycosyltransferase 89A2, producing the protein MSNSKTHILIFPYPAQGHMLPLLDLTHQLALQTTITTLTFTIIITPKNLPILNPLLSTHPNTIQTLILPFPSHPKIPQDAENIRHVGNTGNYPFINALSNLQSPIIHWFNTHPNPPVALISDFFLGWTHQLATRLNIPRLAFYSISSFLISVINCCWSNSNSSTQLLKKKNDEVVQFSDIPGTPEFKYEHLPSLILRYKESDPESEFVRDSFISNAASWGFILNTCKALDGPYLDHIRAEFGGNQRVFAVGPLSSIRVDANLDGGSDVLRWLDQLEEDGSVLYVCFGSQKLLKKEQMEALAFGLERSGTPFVWVVKEPSTAEQLEEGYGLVPEGFEDCVSGRGIVVRGWAPQMAILGHRIVGGFLSHCGWNSVLEAVVAGVGILGWPMEADQFVNARLLVEDMGVAVRVCEGADSVPNPDVLGRVVSGVMTGDSPQKRRAKLMREEVVGAVSKGGVSSKELDELIQVLKQLGVKEGS; encoded by the coding sequence ATGTCAAACTCGAAGACACACATTCTGATATTCCCATACCCAGCACAAGGTCACATGCTCCCACTTCTTGACCTAACCCATCAATTAGCCCTTCAAACTACTATTACCACCTTAAccttcaccatcatcatcacccCTAAAAATCTCCCTATACTAAACCCTCTCTTATCAACTCACCCAAACACCATCCAAACACTCATTCTCCCTTTCCCTTCACACCCAAAAATACCTCAAGATGCAGAAAATATCCGTCATGTCGGTAACACTGGAAACTATCCTTTCATTAACGCCCTTTCCAATCTCCAAAGTCCAATTATCCACTGGTTTAACACCCACCCTAATCCCCCTGTTGCACTCATCTCTGATTTCTTCCTTGGTTGGACTCACCAACTCGCTACTCGACTCAATATTCCTAGACTCGCTTTTTACTCTATTAGCTCCTTCTTGATATCAGTCATCAACTGCTGTTGGAGTAACAGTAACAGTAGCACACAGCTGTTAAAGAAGAAGAATGATGAGGTTGTTCAGTTCTCCGATATTCCTGGAACACCGGAGTTTAAGTATGAACATCTTCCTAGTTTGATTCTCAGATACAAAGAATCGGATCCTGAGTCTGAGTTTGTAAGGGATAGTTTCATTTCCAATGCTGCAAGCTGGGGATTTATTTTAAACACTTGTAAAGCTTTGGATGGTCCATATTTGGATCACATCCGGGCTGAATTTGGTGGTAACCAAAGGGTTTTTGCTGTTGGCCCGTTGAGTTCTATTCGTGTTGATGCAAATTTGGATGGTGGGTCTGACGTGTTGCGGTGGCTTGATCAGTTGGAGGAAGATGGTTCGGTGTTGTATGTTTGTTTTGGGAGTCAGAAGCtacttaaaaaggaacagatGGAGGCGTTGGCATTCGGGTTGGAGAGGTCTGGGACACCATTTGTTTGGGTGGTCAAAGAGCCTTCCACGGCAGAGCAGTTGGAGGAAGGTTATGGATTGGTGCCGGAGGGGTTTGAGGATTGTGTTTCGGGTAGGGGGATTGTGGTGAGGGGTTGGGCACCACAAATGGCGATATTGGGTCATCGGATTGTTGGCGGGTTCTTGAGTCATTGCGGGTGGAATTCAGTATTGGAAGCGGTGGTGGCGGGGGTTGGGATACTTGGGTGGCCAATGGAGGCTGATCAGTTTGTCAATGCAAGGCTGTTGGTGGAAGATATGGGAGTGGCAGTGAGGGTTTGTGAGGGGGCGGATTCTGTGCCAAATCCAGATGTTCTCGGTCGGGTAGTTTCAGGTGTTATGACTGGGGATAGTCCCCAAAAGAGAAGAGCTAAGTTGATGAGAGAGGAAGTTGTTGGGGCTGTGAGTAAGGGTGGAGTTTCCTCTAAAGAGTTGGATGAACTTATCCAAGTTTTGAAGCAACTTGGTGTTAAAGAAGGATCATAG
- the LOC25501548 gene encoding histone-lysine N-methyltransferase family member SUVH9, with translation MHPFSLTLETPSSSSSSSSSSISQPSSHVPIPTITPDLSISHQIPKISTLNHTTLTPPPITTISTRTSLQTSLVPNLEPFNNFFASQDSQQQPNFSPESETDDQLDLYTKFYHTSKFYPFLEIVDSNNDFVVSLENTVNVCNQNLNLNLNLGVDSVNDGNDRAIFVVPEQQESSLMVDMVREKESQVMELVRFLDLSTKDQMHFHHEIRRKRMIYDSLRVLVSIEEEKRMNEEKKLDAEVAVVEAEMRVGEENRVVATRVEGETINGIRRRSRNQIHGYMTAATLMKECGLWLYHDQRIVGPIPGIYVGDVFMFRMELCVTGLHMHPQAGIDYLSNSISYNGEPIATSVIVSGGYEDDMELDDGDVIIYTGHGGREKNSSRQICDQKLEGGNLALERSMHYGIEVRVIRGMKYEGSASTSGKVYVYDGLYKIVSCRFDLGKSGFGVYKYKLLRIEGQVKMGSTILKDARDIKKIELDFMPMSCLSIDISNNRENVPIRLFNDIDVNQEPLYYMYLPNTTFPWFVFHQSGEANGCGCKEACTDGCFCAMKNGGEFPYNLHGLLVKGKPLIFECGPFCSCPPNCRNRVAQKGLKYSLEVFRSTQTGWGVRSLDLIQAGSFICEYTGVAMTSEQAQTLTMNEDSLVYPSRFANRWVEWGDLSQIYTKYVRPSYPPIPPLDYFLDVSTMRNVASYMSHSSSPNIFIQYVLYDHNNLLFPHVMLYAMENIPPMRELCIDYGISDEWANKMSICM, from the coding sequence ATGCATCCTTTCTCATTAACCCTTGAAaccccttcttcttcttcttcttcttcttcttcttctatttctCAACCTTCTTCTCATGTTCCTATTCCTACTATCACCCCCGATCTTAGTATTTCTcatcaaatccctaaaatttcAACCTTAAATCACACCACTCTCACCCCACCCCCAATCACCACCATATCCACCAGAACATCACTTCAAACGTCACTCGTTCCAAACCTGGAACCTTTTAACAATTTCTTCGCATCCCAAGATTCCCAACAACAACCTAATTTCTCTCCTGAATCAGAAACCGATGATCAACTCGACCTATACACCAAATTCTACCACACCTCAAAATTCTACCCTTTTCTCGAAATCGTCGATTCCAACAatgattttgttgtttcattgGAGAATACGGTAAATGTTTGTAACCAGAACCTAAATCTCAACCTTAATTTGGGGGTGGATTCGGTAAATGATGGAAATGATCGAGCTATTTTTGTGGTTCCTGAGCAACAAGAGTCGAGTTTGATGGTGGATATGGTTAGGGAGAAGGAGAGCCAGGTGATGGAACTTGTGAGGTTTTTAGATCTAAGTACGAAGGATCAAATGCACTTTCATCATGAGATAAGGAGGAAGCGAATGATTTATGATTCCCTTCGCGTGTTGGTGAGTATTGAGGAGGAGAAGAGAATGAACGAGGAGAAGAAATTGGATGCAGAAGTTGCAGTTGTGGAGGCAGAGATGAGAGTGGGTGAGGAGAATAGGGTGGTGGCTACCAGGGTGGAGGGGGAGACAATTAATGGAATAAGGCGTCGTAGTCGCAACCAAATTCATGGCTATATGACGGCTGCAACATTAATGAAGGAGTGTGGGTTATGGTTGTATCATGATCAAAGGATAGTTGGACCGATACCTGGAATTTATGTTGGTGATGTGTTTATGTTTAGGATGGAATTGTGTGTAACTGGTTTACATATGCATCCTCAAGCTGGTATTGATTATTTATCAAATAGTATCTCTTATAATGGTGAACCAATTGCTACTAGTGTGATTGTTTCAGGTGGTTATGAGGATGACATGGAATTAGATGATGGTGATGTTATAATCTACACTGGCCATGGAGGGCGAGAGAAGAATTCCTCAAGGCAAATTTGTGATCAGAAATTGGAGGGTGGAAACCTTGCATTGGAAAGGAGTATGCATTATGGGATTGAGGTTAGGGTTATTCGTGGGATGAAGTATGAAGGGAGCGCATCTACTTCTGGTAaggtttatgtttatgatgGATTGTATAAGATTGTTAGTTGCCGGTTTGATCTAGGAAAGTCTGGTTTTGGAGTTTATAAGTATAAGTTATTGAGAATTGAGGGGCAAGTGAAGATGGGTAGCACTATTCTCAAAGATGCTAGGGATATTAAGAAAATTGAGTTGGATTTCATGCCTATGAGTTGTCTCTCTATTGATATTTCAAATAATAGGGAAAATGTTCCAATTAGGCTATTTAATGATATAGATGTCAATCAAGAACCTCTTTATTATATGTATCTTCCGAATACTACTTTCCCGTGGTTTGTATTTCATCAGAGTGGGGAAGCTAATGGTTGTGGATGTAAGGAGGCTTGCACTGACGGTTGCTTTTGCGCTATGAAGAATGGAGGAGAGTTTCCCTATAATCTACATGGATTGCTTGTGAAAGGGAAACCTTTGATTTTTGAATGCGGCCCTTTTTGCTCATGTCCTCCTAATTGTCGAAACCGTGTTGCACAAAAGGGGCTCAAATATAGCTTGGAAGTGTTTAGGTCTACACAGACAGGTTGGGGAGTTAGATCCTTGGACCTTATTCAGGCTGGATCATTTATCTGCGAGTATACTGGTGTTGCTATGACTAGTGAACAAGCTCAAACTTTAACAATGAATGAGGACTCGTTGGTATATCCTAGTAGATTTGCAAATAGATGGGTAGAATGGGGTGATTTATCTCAGATATACACTAAATATGTGCGACCATCTTATCCACCAATACCTCCTTTAGATTATTTTCTTGATGTGTCAACAATGAGAAATGTTGCATCCTATATGAGCCATAGTTCGAGTCCAAATATATTCATTCAGTATGTTCTCTATGATCACAACAATTTGTTGTTCCCTCATGTCATGTTATATGCAATGGAGAACATCCCTCCTATGAGAGAACTCTGCATAGATTATGGCATCTCAGACGAGTGGGCGAACAAGATGTCTATATGTATGTAA
- the LOC25501550 gene encoding uncharacterized protein, producing MDQASTIEAEPSIVLHSKSKKVVKSRDNSNEFEGSIGEKPSRYEVWGWYLYEFCSYFVQTVVIPVLFPLIISQLQILPTDPVPDWQNSHHGMICSDKEIHLYSTLTKRTITVNGSKFSSMEWTSIAWASGLTLAIPILTFISFHLNSQYQTLITAASTGIGVFFCLPAGFFKTTLIFIPYIAFIVLASTVASSSHTHHLALMISSFNKSKTNKVSSFFSLYATSFGCLGSAIISSFIYHMLREPDDRNYFTLWIVSIFSGLIWLVGVLHVVTAINRTTVSSVSLINKSMFYPCSLLKHPKAIGGLFGVFLSSFTTMCIFIGGVLFIVGNLCIRPPHLLYFWLIYFLFPLVSLPLLHPLQLLLKANSAKMKIIGFLLSMLSSGFGFYFWNSHWKLGHILIFGGVQSIGSGLLHAFGRVLILECAPNGKEGVFCVWYGWIRAAGLCLGFTVASVVPGQIKTSFGAAFVAALVGIIVLLFGNVGDNSKSDSQDNDNLGLDSKESISV from the exons ATGGATCAAGCTAGTACAATTGAAGCTGAACCTTCAATAGTGTTACATAGCAAATCCAAGAAAGTGGTAAAATCAAGAGACAATAGTAATGAATTTGAAGGATCAATAGGAGAGAAACCATCAAGATATGAAGTTTGGGGATGGTATTTGTATGAGTTTTGCTCTTACTTTGTTCAAACTGTTGTTATACCTGTACTCTTTCCTCTTATTATTAGTCAGTTACAGATTCTACCTACGGATCCTGTTCCAGATTGGCAAAATAGTCACCATGGCATGATCTGTTCAGACAAGGAAATTCATCT GTACAGCACTCTCACAAAGCGCACAATAACAGTGAATGGTTCAAAATTCTCTTCAATGGAATGGACATCAATTGCATGGGCTTCAGGTTTAACCTTAGCCATTCCAATCCTCACTTTCATCTCTTTCCACCTTAACAGCCAATACCAAACCCTAATCACAGCAGCATCCACAGGCATTGGAGTTTTCTTCTGTCTTCCAGCAGGATTCTTCAAAACAACCTTAATCTTCATTCCCTACATTGCTTTCATAGTCTTAGCTAGCACAGTTGCAAGTTCATCTCACACTCACCATCTTGCTCTCATGATTTCTTCCTTCAacaaatccaaaacaaacaaagtttcaagtttcttctctctttatgCTACTTCTTTTGGTTGTTTAGGTTCAGCCATTATCTCTTCTTTCATTTACCATATGCTTCGAGAACCTGATGATCGTAATTATTTCACCCTTTGGATTGTTTCAATCTTCAGTGGCTTAATTTGGTTAGTTGGTGTTTTACATGTCGTTACAGCTATTAACAGAACAACTGTTTCTTCAGTTTCTTTGATTAACAAATCCATGTTTTACCCTTGTTCTCTACTCAAACATCCAAAAGCAATTGGAGGACTTTTTGGGGTTTTCCTCTCATCATTTACCACAATGTGTATTTTCATTGGTGGTGTGCTTTTCATAGTTGGTAACCTTTGCATTAGGCCACCACACTTGCtttatttttggttaatttatttcctttttcctttAGTTTCTTTGCCACTTTTGCACCCATTGCAGCTATTACTTAAGGCAAATTCTGCCAAAATGAAAATCATTGGTTTTCTTCTATCAATGTTATCTTCTGGTTTTGGATTCTATTTTTGGAATAGTCATTGGAAATTGGGTCATATATTGATATTTGGAGGGGTTCAAAGCATTGGAAGTGGACTTTTGCATGCATTTGGAAGAGTTTTGATTTTGGAATGTGCTCCTAATGGGAAAGAAGGTGTTTTCTGTGTTTGGTATGGTTGGATTAGAGCTGCTGGGTTGTGTTTGGGTTTCACAGTTGCTTCAGTGGTTCCTGGGCAAATTAAAACATCTTTTGGAGCTGCTTTTGTTGCTGCACTTGTTGGAATTATTGTTCTGCTTTTTGGAAATGTTGGTGACAATAGTAAGAGTGACTCCCAAGACAATGATAATCTTGGATTAGATTCGAAAGAATCTATTAGTGTTTGA